In Mariniplasma anaerobium, a genomic segment contains:
- a CDS encoding nucleoside kinase, protein MKFIINEKAYMYEQPKTLKEVAIDLKVNQPLAATVNKRLRELNYIPTKDADIEFLSYTNADAIKIYESTLRYVIAMAVHRLYPSAKIRFNYSVSRAMLAVFDSFDGILNQRVLNDIEAEVKKIIDSDFLIERKRISIGEAINIYQKLDMPDKVEILKYRDEDYVNLYECHKYLNYMFGYMLPSTGYLKTFNFILYHPGFLIQYPRAEMDGQIPVFKDEPNFGKALKEITKWGRIIRGNSIPKMNEYAKDYTTSVDFVNMCETKHNHQLNELGDMIESNMDTIRLIGIAGPSSSGKTTFSNRLRIELMTRGLRPVMISIDDYYFGKDRAPKNPDGTPDLEHVEALDIKQFNADMLQLIQGESVTLPHFNFNTGKREKGRTIKISENSPIIIEGIHALNEKMTQSIPKHQKFNIYISPQTQLHIDNHNPISITEIRLLRRIVRDQKYRNSSAIDTMDMWPSVRRGEFKWIYPTQREANYVYNSELTYELAVLKKHAVTQLRAIPKENKHFITANRILKFLKYFKDIDDDIVPCNSLLREFIGGSSFNS, encoded by the coding sequence ATGAAATTTATAATCAATGAAAAAGCTTATATGTATGAACAACCAAAAACATTAAAAGAAGTTGCTATAGATTTAAAAGTTAACCAACCATTGGCAGCAACAGTTAATAAAAGATTAAGAGAATTAAATTATATACCTACTAAAGATGCGGATATAGAATTTTTATCATATACAAATGCAGATGCGATAAAAATCTATGAATCAACGCTAAGATATGTGATTGCAATGGCAGTGCATCGCTTATATCCAAGTGCTAAGATAAGATTCAACTATAGTGTGTCAAGAGCAATGCTAGCTGTATTTGATAGCTTTGATGGCATTTTAAATCAAAGAGTTTTAAATGATATAGAAGCAGAAGTTAAAAAAATTATTGACAGTGACTTTTTAATTGAAAGAAAACGTATCTCAATTGGAGAAGCTATTAATATATATCAAAAATTAGATATGCCTGATAAGGTTGAAATCTTAAAATATCGTGATGAAGATTATGTCAATTTATATGAATGTCATAAATATTTAAACTATATGTTTGGATATATGTTGCCATCAACAGGATATTTAAAAACATTTAATTTTATATTATATCATCCAGGCTTTTTGATTCAATATCCAAGAGCAGAAATGGATGGACAGATTCCAGTGTTTAAAGATGAACCAAATTTTGGTAAAGCACTTAAAGAAATTACTAAATGGGGTAGAATTATTAGAGGGAATAGCATTCCTAAAATGAATGAATATGCCAAAGACTATACGACTAGTGTAGACTTTGTTAACATGTGTGAAACTAAACATAATCATCAATTAAATGAACTTGGTGATATGATTGAAAGCAACATGGACACAATTAGATTAATTGGTATAGCTGGGCCATCTTCATCTGGTAAGACAACATTTTCTAATCGTTTAAGAATTGAATTAATGACTAGAGGATTACGTCCTGTGATGATAAGTATAGATGACTATTATTTTGGTAAAGATAGAGCACCTAAAAATCCTGATGGAACACCTGATTTAGAGCATGTTGAAGCACTTGATATTAAACAATTTAATGCAGACATGTTACAACTTATTCAAGGTGAATCAGTCACGCTACCACATTTTAATTTTAATACAGGAAAAAGAGAAAAAGGTAGAACCATTAAGATATCAGAAAATTCTCCGATTATCATTGAAGGCATTCATGCATTAAATGAAAAGATGACACAATCTATTCCTAAGCATCAAAAATTTAATATTTATATCTCACCTCAAACACAATTACATATTGATAATCATAATCCAATTTCAATTACTGAAATTAGATTGTTACGTCGTATTGTTAGAGATCAAAAATATAGAAATTCATCAGCAATTGATACGATGGATATGTGGCCAAGTGTAAGACGTGGTGAATTTAAATGGATTTATCCAACACAAAGAGAAGCAAATTATGTCTATAATTCAGAATTAACTTATGAACTAGCGGTTCTAAAAAAACATGCAGTTACACAACTAAGAGCAATACCAAAAGAAAACAAACATTTTATTACTGCAAATAGAATCTTGAAATTCTTGAAATACTTTAAAGATATCGATGATGATATTGTACCTTGTAATTCTTTATTAAGAGAATTTATTGGAGGCAGTAGTTTTAACAGTTAA